A genomic stretch from Pseudomonas sp. MUP55 includes:
- a CDS encoding LysE/ArgO family amino acid transporter gives MWQSYLNGLLVSLGLIMAIGSQNAFVLAQSLRREHHLPVAALCIVCDAVLVAAGVFGLATVLAQSPLLLGVARWGGAAFLLWYGTLALRRAFSKQSLEQGANLKVRSLRAVLLSALAVTLLNPHVYLDTVLLIGSLGAQQAEPGAYVAGAASASLLWFSTLALGAAWLAPWLARPATWRLLDLLVAVMMFSVAYQLISAP, from the coding sequence ATGTGGCAAAGCTATCTGAACGGCTTGTTGGTGTCCCTCGGCCTGATCATGGCGATCGGCAGTCAAAACGCTTTCGTCCTGGCGCAGAGCCTGCGCCGTGAACATCACCTGCCGGTGGCCGCGTTGTGCATTGTGTGTGATGCAGTGCTGGTGGCAGCGGGCGTATTCGGCCTGGCGACAGTCCTGGCGCAAAGCCCGCTGCTGCTGGGCGTTGCCCGCTGGGGCGGCGCGGCGTTTCTGTTGTGGTACGGCACGCTGGCGTTGCGTCGTGCGTTTTCGAAACAGAGCCTGGAGCAAGGCGCCAACCTCAAGGTGCGCTCATTGCGCGCGGTGTTGCTCAGTGCCCTGGCGGTGACGCTGCTCAACCCCCACGTCTACCTGGACACCGTGCTGCTGATCGGCTCACTGGGCGCGCAGCAGGCCGAACCGGGCGCGTATGTAGCGGGCGCCGCCAGCGCTTCGTTGCTGTGGTTTTCCACGCTGGCGCTCGGCGCGGCCTGGTTGGCGCCGTGGCTCGCACGCCCGGCGACCTGGCGCCTGCTGGACCTGTTGGTGGCGGTGATGATGTTCAGCGTGGCCTACCAGTTGATCAGTGCGCCATGA
- a CDS encoding ATPase, translating into MRNDAKDDFDNVPSLRADLEDDDDFVPTAATSVRSRTTPVVKVKKANTGPLWALVGALLIAFAGLAWWSFQQISLMGQQLVATQESFARISEEAAGRLQDISGKVVASEANVNNGSEALKLQIEQLKAQLLEQGKQQSGVAGQATELDQRLAQMSASTTELTNANAKLQGQVQALTEAVATLKAAQGETKGLVEDVAALKKQGNPTAAIARIEQELLVLKSAQENQPANADAPTNKEFDVFRIQTTRNITTLQSQVQNLNQRLNAPAAATPAQ; encoded by the coding sequence ATGCGTAACGATGCTAAAGACGATTTCGACAACGTTCCCAGCCTGCGGGCCGATCTTGAGGACGATGATGATTTCGTGCCGACGGCCGCCACTTCGGTGCGCTCGCGGACCACGCCTGTGGTCAAGGTGAAAAAGGCCAACACCGGCCCGCTATGGGCCCTGGTCGGCGCGTTGCTGATCGCCTTTGCCGGCCTCGCCTGGTGGAGCTTTCAGCAGATTTCCCTGATGGGCCAGCAACTGGTCGCCACCCAGGAAAGCTTTGCGCGCATCAGCGAAGAAGCGGCGGGGCGGCTGCAGGACATTTCCGGCAAGGTCGTGGCCAGCGAAGCCAACGTGAACAACGGCAGCGAAGCGCTGAAACTGCAGATCGAACAGTTGAAAGCCCAGTTGCTTGAGCAGGGCAAGCAGCAATCGGGGGTGGCCGGGCAAGCCACCGAGCTGGATCAGCGCCTGGCACAGATGAGCGCCAGCACCACCGAGCTGACGAACGCGAATGCCAAATTGCAGGGCCAGGTGCAGGCGTTGACCGAAGCGGTCGCCACACTCAAGGCGGCGCAGGGCGAGACCAAGGGCCTGGTTGAGGATGTGGCGGCGCTGAAAAAACAGGGCAATCCGACGGCGGCCATCGCTCGAATCGAGCAGGAACTGCTGGTGCTCAAGAGCGCACAGGAAAACCAGCCCGCCAACGCGGATGCACCCACCAATAAAGAGTTCGACGTGTTCCGCATTCAGACCACGCGCAATATCACCACCTTGCAGAGCCAGGTGCAGAACCTGAATCAGCGTCTCAATGCGCCGGCGGCTGCTACGCCGGCTCAATGA
- a CDS encoding superoxide dismutase, which translates to MAFELPPLPYAHDALQPHISKETLEYHHDKHHNTYVVNLNNLVPGTEFEGKTLEEIVKSSSGGIFNNAAQVWNHTFYWNCLAPNAGGQPTGALAEAINAAFGSFDKFKEEFSKTSIGTFGSGWGWLVKKADGSLALASTIGAGNPLTNGDTPLLTCDVWEHAYYIDYRNVRPKYVEAFWNLVNWKFVAEQFEGKTFTA; encoded by the coding sequence ATGGCTTTCGAATTGCCGCCGCTGCCCTACGCACACGATGCCCTGCAGCCGCACATCTCCAAGGAAACCCTGGAGTATCACCACGACAAGCACCACAACACCTATGTCGTGAACCTGAACAACCTGGTGCCAGGCACCGAGTTCGAAGGCAAGACCCTGGAAGAAATCGTCAAGTCTTCTTCGGGCGGTATCTTCAACAACGCCGCTCAGGTCTGGAACCACACCTTCTACTGGAACTGCCTGGCGCCAAACGCCGGCGGCCAACCAACCGGCGCACTGGCTGAAGCCATCAATGCAGCGTTCGGTTCGTTCGACAAGTTCAAGGAAGAGTTCAGCAAGACGTCCATCGGCACCTTCGGTTCCGGTTGGGGCTGGCTGGTGAAAAAGGCTGACGGTTCCCTGGCCCTGGCCAGCACCATCGGCGCAGGCAACCCGCTGACCAACGGCGACACCCCGCTGCTGACCTGCGACGTCTGGGAACACGCCTACTACATCGACTACCGCAACGTACGTCCCAAGTATGTAGAAGCGTTCTGGAACCTGGTTAACTGGAAGTTCGTGGCTGAGCAGTTCGAAGGCAAAACCTTCACTGCGTAA
- a CDS encoding LysR family transcriptional regulator ArgP: MFDYKLLSALAAVVEQAGFERGAQVLGLSQSAVSQRIKLLEARVGQPVLVRATPPTPTDIGRRLLNHVQQVRLLERDLQSQVPALDEEGMPERLRIALNADSLATWWALAVSDFCGEQHLLLDLVVEDQTVGLKRMRAGEVAACICASERPVAGARSLALGAMRYRALASPAFIARHFPDGVKADQLASTPALVFGPDDFLQHRYLASLGVNGGFEHHLCPSSEGFIRLAEAGLGWGLVPELQVRDQLQSGLLVELLPDKPIDVPLYWHHWRSGGQLLGLLTEHLAHVCGQWLVPYQQ, from the coding sequence ATGTTCGACTATAAATTGCTCTCCGCCCTGGCAGCGGTGGTGGAACAGGCCGGCTTCGAACGCGGTGCTCAAGTGCTGGGGCTTTCGCAGTCGGCGGTGTCCCAGCGCATCAAGCTGCTGGAGGCGCGTGTCGGCCAACCGGTATTGGTACGGGCGACGCCACCGACCCCCACCGATATCGGTCGGCGCTTGCTCAACCATGTGCAACAGGTGCGTTTGCTGGAGCGCGACCTGCAAAGCCAGGTGCCCGCGTTGGACGAAGAGGGCATGCCCGAGCGCCTGCGCATCGCGCTGAACGCCGACAGCCTCGCCACCTGGTGGGCGCTGGCGGTCAGCGATTTCTGTGGCGAGCAGCACTTGCTGCTGGACCTGGTGGTGGAGGACCAGACCGTGGGCCTTAAACGCATGCGCGCCGGTGAAGTGGCGGCCTGTATCTGCGCCAGCGAGCGCCCGGTCGCCGGCGCCCGCAGCCTGGCGCTTGGCGCCATGCGTTACCGTGCACTGGCCAGTCCTGCGTTCATCGCCCGGCACTTTCCTGACGGCGTGAAGGCTGATCAGTTGGCCAGTACACCGGCGCTGGTGTTCGGGCCGGACGATTTCCTGCAACACCGATACCTGGCGTCGCTCGGGGTCAACGGTGGTTTCGAGCACCATTTATGCCCGTCGTCCGAAGGCTTTATCCGCCTGGCGGAGGCCGGCCTGGGCTGGGGCCTGGTGCCCGAATTGCAGGTCCGCGACCAGTTGCAGAGCGGCCTGTTAGTCGAATTGCTGCCAGATAAGCCCATCGATGTGCCGTTGTACTGGCATCATTGGCGCAGTGGCGGGCAACTGTTGGGCCTGTTGACCGAGCATCTGGCGCACGTCTGTGGGCAATGGTTGGTGCCCTATCAGCAGTAA
- a CDS encoding ACT domain-containing protein, whose protein sequence is MAGETALATLLRSLSPQLNDGDYVFCTVPDQRIPAGCEVIGSFREQQGLTLIVERQHAERAGLAFDYVAAWITLKVHSALEAVGLTAAFASALGKAGISCNVIAGFYHDHLFVGRADAERAMSVLRQLAADAE, encoded by the coding sequence ATGGCTGGCGAAACCGCCCTGGCAACCCTGTTGCGCAGCTTGAGCCCTCAACTCAATGACGGCGACTACGTGTTCTGCACCGTGCCCGATCAGCGCATTCCGGCCGGATGCGAGGTGATCGGCAGCTTTCGTGAGCAACAGGGCCTGACGTTGATCGTGGAACGCCAACATGCCGAACGGGCCGGCCTGGCCTTCGACTACGTGGCGGCCTGGATCACCCTGAAGGTGCATTCGGCCCTCGAAGCGGTAGGCCTGACCGCCGCGTTCGCCAGTGCGCTGGGCAAGGCCGGCATCAGTTGCAACGTGATCGCCGGTTTTTACCACGATCACCTGTTTGTCGGTCGCGCGGATGCCGAGCGCGCCATGAGCGTGCTACGCCAATTGGCAGCGGATGCGGAGTAA
- a CDS encoding putative bifunctional diguanylate cyclase/phosphodiesterase, producing the protein MKLELKNSLSVKLLRVVLLSALIVGVALSVAQIVFDAYKTRQAVAGDAQRILDMFRDPSTQAVYSLDREMGMQVIEGLFQDDAVRVASIGHPNETMLAEKSRPLQPSSSRWLTDLILGKERTFTTPLVGKGPYSEYYGDLSITLDTATYGEGFLVSSVIIFIAGVLRALAMGLVLYLVYHWLLTRPLSRIIEHLTSINPDRPSEHKIPQLKGHERNELGLWINTANQLLESIERNTHLRHEAESSLLRMAQYDFLTGLPNRQKLQEQLDRILTDAGRRQRRVAVLCVGLDDFKSVNEQFTYQNGDKLLLALADRLRAHSGRLGALARLGGDQFALVQADIDQPYEAAELAQSILDDLEAEFSLDQDQIRLRATIGITLFPEDGDSTEKLLQKAEQTMTLAKSRSRNRYQFYIASVDSEIRRRRELEKDLRDALSRDQFHLVYQPQISYRDHRVVGVEALIRWQHPEHGLVPPDLFIPLAEQNGTIIAIGEWVLDQACRQLREWHDLGFTELRMAVNLSTVQLHHTELPRVVNNLMQIYRLPPRSLELEVTETGLMEDISTAAQHLLSLRRSGALIAIDDFGTGYSSLSYLKSLPLDKIKIDKSFVQDLLDDDDDATIVRAIIQLGKSLGMQVIAEGVETAEQEAYIISEGCHEGQGYHYSKPLQARELAAFLKQSERDNAAIL; encoded by the coding sequence TTGAAGCTGGAACTCAAAAACAGCTTGTCGGTGAAGTTGCTACGGGTCGTCTTGCTCTCGGCATTGATCGTGGGCGTGGCGTTGAGCGTGGCGCAGATCGTTTTCGATGCCTACAAGACGCGCCAGGCCGTGGCCGGCGATGCGCAACGTATCCTCGACATGTTTCGCGACCCCTCGACCCAGGCCGTCTATAGCCTGGACCGCGAAATGGGCATGCAGGTGATCGAAGGGCTGTTTCAGGATGACGCCGTGCGCGTGGCGTCCATCGGCCATCCCAACGAAACCATGCTGGCGGAAAAAAGCCGGCCGTTGCAGCCATCCTCCAGCCGCTGGCTGACCGACCTGATTCTTGGAAAGGAACGCACCTTCACCACTCCGCTGGTCGGCAAGGGCCCCTACAGCGAGTATTACGGCGACCTGAGCATCACCCTGGACACCGCCACTTACGGCGAAGGCTTCCTTGTGAGCTCCGTGATCATTTTTATTGCCGGCGTGTTGCGCGCCCTGGCCATGGGCCTGGTGCTGTACCTGGTGTATCACTGGCTCTTGACCAGACCGTTGTCGCGGATCATCGAGCATCTGACCTCGATCAACCCGGACCGGCCCAGCGAGCACAAGATCCCGCAGCTCAAGGGGCATGAGCGCAACGAGCTGGGCCTGTGGATAAACACCGCCAACCAGTTGCTCGAATCCATCGAACGCAATACCCACCTGCGCCACGAGGCCGAATCCAGCCTGTTGCGCATGGCCCAGTATGACTTTCTCACCGGCTTGCCGAACCGCCAGAAGCTGCAGGAGCAGCTGGACCGGATCCTGACCGATGCCGGCCGGCGCCAGCGCCGCGTGGCGGTGCTGTGCGTGGGCCTGGATGATTTCAAGAGCGTCAACGAGCAGTTCACCTACCAGAACGGCGACAAACTGCTGCTGGCCCTGGCCGATCGCTTGCGCGCCCACAGCGGTCGCCTCGGCGCACTCGCCCGCCTGGGTGGCGACCAGTTCGCCCTGGTGCAGGCCGATATCGACCAGCCCTACGAAGCCGCCGAGCTGGCGCAAAGTATCCTGGATGACCTCGAAGCAGAGTTTTCCCTGGACCAGGACCAGATCCGCCTGCGCGCCACCATCGGCATCACCTTGTTCCCTGAAGACGGCGACAGCACCGAGAAACTGCTGCAAAAAGCCGAACAGACCATGACCCTGGCCAAAAGCCGCTCGCGCAACCGCTATCAGTTCTACATCGCCAGCGTCGACAGTGAAATACGTCGGCGCCGCGAACTGGAGAAAGACCTGCGCGATGCCTTGAGCCGCGACCAGTTTCATCTGGTGTACCAACCGCAGATCAGTTACCGCGACCACCGCGTGGTCGGTGTAGAGGCACTGATTCGCTGGCAGCACCCGGAGCACGGCCTGGTTCCGCCGGACCTGTTCATCCCGCTGGCGGAACAGAACGGCACCATCATTGCCATCGGCGAATGGGTACTGGACCAGGCGTGCCGTCAACTGCGCGAATGGCATGACCTGGGCTTCACCGAGCTGCGCATGGCGGTGAACCTGTCCACCGTGCAGTTGCACCACACCGAGCTGCCGCGAGTGGTCAACAACCTGATGCAGATTTACCGCCTGCCACCGCGCAGCCTGGAGCTGGAAGTCACCGAAACGGGCCTGATGGAAGACATCAGCACCGCCGCCCAACACCTGCTGAGCCTGCGCCGTTCGGGGGCGTTGATCGCCATCGATGACTTTGGCACCGGGTATTCATCCCTCAGTTACTTGAAAAGCCTGCCGCTGGACAAGATCAAGATCGACAAGAGCTTCGTCCAGGACCTGCTGGACGATGACGACGATGCGACCATCGTGCGGGCCATTATCCAACTGGGCAAAAGCTTGGGCATGCAGGTGATCGCCGAAGGCGTGGAGACTGCCGAGCAGGAGGCCTACATCATTTCCGAAGGTTGCCATGAAGGCCAGGGCTACCACTACAGCAAACCGCTGCAGGCCCGGGAGTTGGCGGCTTTTCTGAAGCAATCGGAACGTGATAACGCGGCGATTCTTTGA
- a CDS encoding NAD-dependent epimerase/dehydratase family protein gives MKILVTGASGFIGGRFARFALEQGLDVRVNGRRAEGVEHLVRRGAEFIQGDLNDADLVRDLCRDVEAVVHCAGAVGLWGKYQDFHQGNVLVTENVVEACLKQRVGRLVHLSSPSIYFDGRDHLGLTEEQVPKRFKHPYAATKYLAEQKVFGAQEFGLEVLALRPRFVTGAGDMSIFPRLLKMQRKSRLAIVGDGLNKVDFTSVHNLNEALLSSLLAPGSALGKAYNISNGTPVPVWDVVNYVMRQMDLPQVTRYRSYGLSYSVAAMNEAFCAMWPGRPEPSLSRLGMQVMNKDFTLDISRARHYLDYDPKVSLWSALDEFCSWWKVQHSGHP, from the coding sequence ATGAAAATTCTGGTCACCGGCGCAAGCGGCTTCATCGGCGGGCGCTTTGCGCGTTTCGCCCTGGAGCAGGGCCTTGACGTGCGGGTCAACGGGCGACGCGCTGAAGGTGTGGAACACCTGGTGCGCCGTGGTGCCGAGTTTATCCAGGGTGATCTGAACGATGCCGACCTGGTGCGCGACCTGTGCCGTGATGTCGAGGCCGTTGTGCATTGCGCCGGAGCCGTGGGGCTGTGGGGCAAGTATCAGGATTTTCATCAAGGCAATGTGCTGGTCACCGAAAATGTGGTCGAAGCGTGCCTCAAGCAGCGCGTCGGGCGGTTGGTGCATCTGTCGTCGCCCTCCATTTACTTCGATGGGCGCGACCACCTGGGGCTGACCGAAGAGCAGGTACCCAAGCGCTTCAAGCATCCGTATGCCGCGACCAAGTACCTGGCCGAGCAGAAGGTGTTCGGGGCCCAGGAGTTCGGCCTGGAGGTGCTGGCCCTGCGCCCGCGTTTCGTCACCGGTGCCGGTGACATGAGCATCTTCCCGCGTCTGTTGAAGATGCAGCGCAAGAGCCGCCTGGCCATCGTTGGTGACGGCCTCAACAAGGTCGACTTCACCAGCGTGCACAATCTCAACGAGGCGTTGCTCAGCAGCCTGCTGGCACCTGGGTCGGCGTTGGGCAAGGCCTACAACATCAGCAATGGCACGCCGGTGCCGGTGTGGGACGTGGTCAACTACGTAATGCGACAAATGGACCTGCCGCAGGTCACTCGCTATCGCTCCTATGGCTTGTCCTACAGCGTGGCGGCAATGAACGAGGCGTTCTGCGCGATGTGGCCAGGGCGACCGGAGCCTTCGTTGTCGCGCCTGGGCATGCAGGTGATGAACAAAGATTTCACCCTCGACATCAGCCGGGCACGGCATTATCTCGATTACGATCCCAAGGTCAGCCTGTGGAGCGCTCTGGACGAGTTCTGCTCATGGTGGAAAGTCCAGCATTCGGGCCACCCATGA